The proteins below come from a single Bacteroidales bacterium genomic window:
- a CDS encoding CHAT domain-containing protein, whose amino-acid sequence MRRHHFTIHCLVVIILVFITIDGNGTEGKSVEPETLFRLAMKQFHANQPDSALLNFRQFLYQSDQTSHNTDLVNTYLHMADIKRSKQEFDSALIFLGKSRVLLQKGDNADEELWADYYHKQGAIFLNQGNHDPAIDAFNKSVSIRKRISGETDTNLVLTFNNLGITSYYLGLFDQAMGYYQKAINIIELGEISENRHVGLCFMNTGILYATLGDYILAGHYFSKAQSVYEQIYETDDISLGRFYLNFGRMVQLSGKIDRAIEYYDRAENIFLKGFGPDNISIGIIYLNKANIYNSFTDYERAFNYINRAMAIFQQNLSPDHPHISAANLSMGYYYEKKEDYPKAIEYYQKSINEERITPSNIATYRNMANLYSLLADYYQAELFYIKAIDQSIGIFGARHTETALSYVTYSRFLTREKRFNESHELLQKAKNIYLEKLGSNDRDYSNTLFRIGSNYLEKGDYAMALNTFQESIISLAINFSDKDPLQNPHPDQLLPDQYLINSLYLKAKTLHELYKSEEKDSHLLTSLETYELSSNLINKIRSAYLSNESKLIITGITSEILIGALDCSLDLYKSTNDRIYLEKAFEYSEKGKAAVLLSSLNDLEARQLARVPDEVQRFERDLTLSLDSYNQLIHEERLANQPDEKKINLWQSITFNLNQRYDSLINAIYQQYPDYYALRFDLSITPLPELQKNLDDDQALIEFTLSEQELYIFAITNSSSNGFRFTLPKDFQANLEGLREHLSGGNIESYTLSDYNEFVSSSHEIYKALIKPVEEIIAGRKLIIVPDNQLGYLPFEVLLTNDKTSGSLDFKLLPYLIKTTPVSYAYSATLMQKKQRVNVRTNGKIFAVAPSYGFGSDSITVSAARHNELLTIPWAIDEAKSLIRSFRGVALTGSNASESNFKEKAPDYQVLHMAMHTLIDNDNPMFSKLVFSQVQDSIHDGYLNTYELFNLELNADLAVLSACQTGDGRLQRGEGIMSMARGFFYAGVPSIIMTLWEVDDHSSSELITLFYKHLATGADKNIALQAAKLEYLEATDRLKAHPHYWAGFVNIGNTEPVLLKSALSAWLLVIPLVLLISLAVYLSSRKRRNRK is encoded by the coding sequence ATGAGACGGCATCATTTTACTATCCATTGCCTGGTGGTCATAATATTGGTTTTCATTACAATAGATGGCAATGGAACTGAGGGCAAATCGGTTGAACCTGAAACTTTGTTTCGGCTTGCAATGAAACAATTCCACGCAAATCAGCCAGACAGCGCCTTGCTGAATTTCAGGCAATTTTTATATCAATCTGATCAGACTAGTCATAACACCGATCTGGTAAATACTTATCTTCACATGGCTGATATTAAGCGCAGCAAGCAGGAATTCGACAGTGCTTTGATTTTTTTGGGGAAATCCCGGGTGTTATTGCAAAAGGGTGATAATGCAGACGAAGAGCTATGGGCTGATTATTATCATAAGCAAGGTGCCATTTTTTTGAACCAGGGCAACCACGACCCAGCAATTGATGCATTTAATAAATCAGTCAGCATCAGAAAAAGGATTTCAGGCGAAACCGATACCAATCTTGTATTGACCTTTAATAATCTAGGTATAACCTCGTATTATCTGGGACTTTTTGATCAGGCGATGGGCTATTATCAAAAAGCAATCAACATCATCGAACTGGGCGAAATCAGTGAAAACAGACATGTTGGTTTGTGCTTTATGAACACTGGTATTCTTTATGCCACACTGGGTGATTATATTCTTGCTGGACATTATTTCTCAAAAGCGCAGAGCGTTTATGAGCAAATCTATGAAACTGATGATATATCCCTGGGTAGATTTTATCTTAATTTCGGAAGGATGGTCCAACTCTCCGGAAAAATAGACCGGGCTATTGAATACTATGATCGGGCTGAAAATATTTTTCTGAAAGGGTTTGGTCCTGATAATATTTCGATCGGAATCATCTATCTCAACAAAGCCAATATTTATAATAGCTTTACCGATTATGAGCGGGCATTTAATTATATCAACAGGGCAATGGCAATATTTCAGCAGAATCTTAGCCCTGATCATCCACATATTTCAGCAGCAAATCTGAGCATGGGCTACTACTATGAAAAAAAAGAAGATTACCCAAAAGCCATTGAATATTACCAAAAGAGCATAAATGAAGAGCGTATAACACCATCAAATATTGCAACTTACAGAAACATGGCCAACCTTTACAGCCTGTTAGCCGATTACTATCAGGCTGAACTCTTTTATATAAAAGCTATTGATCAGAGCATTGGTATTTTCGGAGCCAGACATACAGAAACGGCATTATCATACGTAACATATTCCAGATTCCTTACCAGGGAAAAGCGGTTTAATGAATCACATGAACTGCTTCAAAAAGCAAAAAATATTTACCTGGAGAAATTAGGATCGAACGATAGAGATTATTCCAATACATTATTCAGGATTGGTAGCAATTATCTTGAAAAAGGTGACTACGCAATGGCTCTTAATACTTTCCAGGAGTCAATAATATCACTGGCAATAAATTTCAGCGACAAAGATCCTTTGCAAAATCCTCACCCTGATCAACTCTTACCAGATCAATACTTAATTAATTCATTATATCTTAAAGCTAAAACATTACATGAGTTGTATAAGAGTGAAGAAAAAGACTCTCATCTTTTAACTTCCCTTGAAACTTACGAACTCAGCTCAAATCTTATCAATAAAATAAGGAGTGCTTATCTAAGCAATGAAAGTAAGCTGATAATTACCGGCATTACTTCTGAAATCCTCATTGGAGCTTTGGATTGCTCACTTGATTTATATAAGAGCACAAATGATAGAATCTACCTTGAAAAAGCCTTCGAATATTCTGAAAAAGGCAAAGCTGCAGTCCTACTTTCATCGTTGAATGATCTTGAAGCAAGGCAACTCGCCCGTGTACCTGACGAAGTTCAAAGGTTCGAAAGAGATCTGACCCTTAGCCTTGATTCTTACAACCAGTTGATTCACGAAGAGAGATTGGCCAATCAACCCGATGAAAAGAAAATTAATCTCTGGCAGTCCATTACATTTAATCTCAACCAGCGTTACGACAGCCTCATCAATGCCATTTATCAGCAATACCCTGATTATTATGCACTTCGCTTTGACCTGAGTATTACACCCCTTCCGGAACTTCAGAAGAATCTTGATGATGATCAGGCACTTATCGAATTCACGTTGAGCGAGCAGGAATTATACATCTTTGCCATTACGAATAGTTCTTCAAACGGGTTCCGGTTTACCTTGCCAAAAGATTTTCAGGCTAACCTGGAAGGCTTACGTGAGCACCTGAGTGGTGGAAACATCGAATCATATACTCTTAGTGATTACAACGAATTCGTAAGCTCATCTCACGAAATATATAAAGCGCTGATAAAACCGGTTGAAGAAATCATTGCTGGCCGCAAACTTATCATCGTTCCAGACAATCAGCTCGGTTACCTGCCTTTTGAGGTACTGCTTACAAATGATAAAACCTCTGGTAGCTTAGATTTTAAACTACTCCCCTACCTTATCAAAACCACTCCTGTAAGTTATGCCTACTCAGCAACCTTGATGCAAAAGAAACAAAGGGTCAATGTCAGAACCAATGGAAAAATATTTGCAGTCGCCCCGAGCTATGGCTTCGGATCCGATTCCATTACTGTTTCTGCAGCCAGACACAATGAATTACTGACGATTCCCTGGGCCATTGACGAAGCAAAATCATTGATCCGTTCATTCAGGGGCGTTGCTTTAACCGGAAGTAATGCATCTGAAAGCAATTTCAAGGAAAAAGCTCCGGACTACCAGGTATTGCATATGGCTATGCATACTCTTATTGACAATGATAACCCTATGTTTTCAAAGCTGGTTTTCTCCCAGGTTCAGGATTCAATCCATGATGGATACCTGAATACCTACGAATTATTTAACCTGGAACTCAATGCTGATCTGGCAGTGTTAAGTGCCTGCCAGACGGGTGATGGTCGCTTGCAGCGAGGCGAAGGGATCATGAGTATGGCAAGAGGATTCTTCTATGCAGGGGTTCCAAGTATTATTATGACATTATGGGAAGTTGACGACCATTCAAGTTCAGAATTGATAACACTATTTTACAAGCACCTGGCAACAGGAGCTGATAAAAACATTGCATTGCAGGCTGCAAAACTTGAATACCTTGAAGCTACGGACCGTCTTAAAGCACATCCGCATTACTGGGCAGGATTTGTAAATATTGGAAATACTGAGCCAGTTCTTCTAAAATCAGCCCTCTCAGCCTGGCTTCTCGTCATTCCCCTGGTATTACTTATTTCGTTAGCTGTATATTTGTCGAGCCGAAAAAGGCGAAACAGAAAATGA
- a CDS encoding Smr/MutS family protein has translation MIYPHNFEEKIGFNSIRMILSKHILCPLGKKILDDLSFNDDAELLQKKLNQVNELTNLMRGGASFPRQDYFDPTTELKRIKTPGTAIELESVVDLRISSNTILEIQHFIAKQNPQKVEHLLSISNQAYVDPKILKEIDRIIDDKGLVKNSASANLKDIRSSMARKHRESESRMAQIFSKVKKEGLTVEDLQIAIRNGRQVIPVPAAFKRKIKGFVHDESATGQTVFIEPAEIFEINNEIRELENAEIREIIKILTGLADFIRPHIDTLLANYQILGEFDFIRAKAKLAIDINARLPHFKSEPIIDWINATHPLLYLSHRAQKKTIVPLNLTLNHEKRILLISGPNAGGKSVALKTTGLLQYMLQCGLLIPVDDNSTAGIFRNIFIDIGDEQSLEHDLSTYTSHLKNLKHFIEHAESNTLILIDEFGTGTEPQLGGAIAEAALEDLAKKLSFGVITTHYANLKEAAGRIAGIANGAMLFDPKSLSPLFILKTGNPGSSYAFEIADKIGFPKNLLEIAAGKISQSAIDYDKLLQELEVEKAALLEKQTGLNVADEFLAEMIEKYNRLNTDLKTEKEKIILQAKDEALRIIEKSNKLIENTIRGIKESQAEKQIVTKLRNDVKDYRQSLEAKAEAKSDKPSNHDDDPATSPPVLQVGSWVRIKSQNIVGQIIEVRDQEIILEAGQMILHVKADKVVATKPPASGKSTSSGARHHTIYQNIQDLSANFKLSIDLRGKKADEALEIVTKHVEDAIFLNIPEITIIHGKGDGVLRQVIRDYLKNIAEVKNLSEGHPDRGGAGMTTVSFKI, from the coding sequence ATGATCTACCCTCACAATTTCGAAGAAAAGATTGGGTTCAACTCCATAAGGATGATTCTGAGCAAACATATTCTGTGCCCGCTCGGGAAGAAAATTCTTGATGATCTGAGTTTCAATGATGATGCAGAATTGCTTCAGAAGAAGCTGAATCAGGTGAATGAACTTACCAATTTAATGCGCGGTGGCGCTTCATTTCCAAGACAGGATTATTTCGACCCGACCACCGAACTGAAACGCATCAAAACACCGGGTACAGCAATTGAACTTGAATCGGTGGTTGATTTAAGAATTTCATCAAATACTATTTTAGAAATTCAGCATTTTATTGCGAAACAAAATCCCCAAAAGGTTGAGCATCTTTTGAGCATCAGCAACCAGGCTTATGTTGATCCAAAAATTCTGAAAGAAATTGACCGGATCATTGATGATAAAGGATTGGTAAAAAACAGCGCTTCTGCTAATTTGAAGGACATCCGCAGCAGTATGGCGCGCAAACACAGGGAATCTGAATCCAGAATGGCACAGATTTTTTCAAAGGTTAAAAAAGAGGGTCTGACCGTTGAAGACCTGCAAATCGCTATCCGTAACGGCAGACAGGTAATTCCGGTTCCCGCCGCGTTCAAGAGAAAGATAAAAGGGTTCGTGCATGATGAATCCGCCACAGGCCAAACTGTGTTTATTGAACCTGCTGAGATTTTTGAAATCAATAATGAAATTCGTGAGTTGGAAAATGCCGAAATCAGGGAAATCATCAAAATACTTACCGGCCTTGCCGATTTCATAAGACCGCATATTGATACCCTTCTGGCAAATTATCAAATACTTGGTGAATTTGATTTTATACGGGCAAAAGCTAAGCTTGCCATTGACATCAATGCCCGCCTGCCGCATTTCAAATCTGAACCCATCATTGACTGGATCAATGCCACTCATCCACTATTATATCTTTCCCATCGGGCACAAAAAAAAACCATTGTACCTCTTAATCTTACTTTGAACCATGAAAAGCGTATTTTATTGATTTCCGGACCCAATGCAGGCGGTAAGTCGGTAGCGCTAAAAACAACAGGACTACTTCAGTACATGCTTCAATGTGGCTTGCTGATCCCGGTTGACGACAATAGTACAGCAGGGATCTTCAGGAATATTTTCATTGATATTGGCGATGAGCAATCCCTGGAGCACGATCTGAGTACTTACACTTCTCATCTTAAAAACCTGAAGCATTTTATAGAACATGCCGAGTCCAACACCCTCATACTCATTGATGAATTCGGAACCGGCACTGAACCTCAACTTGGTGGAGCTATAGCTGAAGCGGCTCTTGAAGATCTTGCAAAAAAATTAAGTTTCGGTGTCATTACTACCCACTATGCCAATCTTAAAGAGGCTGCCGGCCGCATTGCCGGCATTGCCAATGGAGCAATGTTATTCGACCCGAAAAGTTTATCCCCCTTATTTATTCTGAAAACAGGAAACCCCGGAAGTTCCTATGCTTTTGAAATCGCTGATAAAATTGGGTTCCCTAAAAACCTGCTCGAAATTGCCGCCGGCAAAATCAGCCAAAGTGCAATTGATTATGATAAACTGCTTCAGGAACTGGAAGTAGAAAAAGCTGCACTGCTGGAGAAACAAACCGGTTTAAATGTCGCTGACGAATTTTTGGCAGAAATGATTGAAAAATACAATCGTTTGAACACTGATTTAAAAACTGAAAAGGAAAAAATCATTCTACAAGCCAAAGATGAAGCCCTCCGCATTATTGAAAAATCAAACAAACTGATTGAGAACACCATCCGTGGGATCAAAGAAAGCCAGGCGGAAAAACAAATTGTTACGAAATTACGAAACGATGTTAAGGATTATCGTCAATCATTGGAGGCAAAAGCAGAAGCTAAATCAGATAAGCCTTCAAACCATGATGATGACCCTGCAACTTCACCTCCAGTATTGCAGGTTGGAAGCTGGGTCAGAATTAAAAGCCAAAATATTGTAGGACAAATTATTGAAGTTCGCGATCAGGAAATAATCCTTGAAGCCGGCCAGATGATTCTGCATGTCAAAGCAGATAAAGTTGTGGCAACCAAACCTCCTGCATCAGGAAAGTCCACTTCATCCGGGGCAAGACATCACACCATATATCAAAACATACAAGACCTGTCAGCCAATTTTAAATTGAGCATTGACCTCAGGGGAAAAAAAGCTGATGAAGCCCTTGAAATAGTCACAAAACATGTTGAGGATGCAATATTTTTAAACATCCCTGAAATTACAATTATTCACGGCAAGGGCGATGGTGTTCTCCGGCAGGTTATCAGAGACTATCTTAAAAATATTGCAGAGGTAAAAAACCTGAGTGAAGGGCACCCTGATCGCGGAGGAGCAGGAATGACAACTGTTTCTTTTAAGATTTAA
- a CDS encoding acyl-CoA carboxylase subunit beta — MSLHRKTSELKKRMQEALLGGGAKAIEKQKATGKMTARERIIALLDPKSFHEYDLFVEHAGKDFDMSDKYLPGDGVVTGTGTINSYPVCIFAQDFTVAGGSLGWMHAKKITKIMDHAMKLKVPLIGINDSGGARIQEGVNSLAGYGEIFYRNTQASGVIPQISVILGPCAGGAVYSPALTDFVFVVDKISKMFITGPEVIKTVLGEEISMEELGGARIQAEITGNAHFFSNSEQECFDQIKRLFSFIPWNNIKKADPFPKKPPRSRLYKIENLFPTNPKQPYDIRDIIRSLVDDSDFFEVQEMFAQNIVIGFARMAGHTVGFVANQPMVLAGVLDVDSSDKAARFIRFCNAFNIPLVTLVDLPGYLPGIDQEHAGVIRHGAKLLYSYSEATVPKITVILRKAYGGGYIAMCSSHLRADFVFAWPTAEIAVMGPEGAANIIFKNEIKNAEKPDEMRKQKIKEYKEKFANPYVAAAYGYIDAVIDPSETRSLLIHALEISSDKSEVRPNKKHGIPPF; from the coding sequence ATGTCTTTACATAGAAAGACTTCCGAACTTAAGAAAAGAATGCAGGAAGCCCTGCTCGGCGGAGGCGCAAAAGCCATTGAAAAGCAAAAAGCTACCGGTAAAATGACCGCCCGTGAACGTATCATTGCTTTACTTGACCCGAAATCATTTCATGAATACGACCTGTTTGTTGAACACGCAGGCAAAGATTTTGATATGAGTGACAAATACCTTCCCGGCGACGGTGTTGTTACAGGTACAGGAACAATCAACAGCTATCCGGTATGCATCTTTGCACAGGATTTTACTGTTGCCGGCGGATCTCTTGGCTGGATGCACGCAAAAAAAATCACGAAAATCATGGATCATGCCATGAAGCTGAAGGTTCCATTAATTGGTATCAACGATTCAGGTGGTGCCCGTATCCAGGAAGGAGTGAACTCGCTGGCCGGTTATGGCGAAATTTTCTATCGCAACACACAGGCTTCAGGAGTTATACCACAAATCTCTGTAATTCTTGGCCCTTGCGCCGGCGGTGCAGTTTATTCACCAGCCCTTACCGACTTTGTATTTGTTGTAGATAAGATTTCCAAGATGTTCATCACGGGTCCGGAAGTAATTAAAACGGTTCTCGGTGAAGAAATATCAATGGAAGAACTAGGTGGTGCCCGCATACAGGCAGAAATTACCGGAAACGCTCATTTCTTCTCCAACAGCGAACAGGAATGCTTTGATCAGATCAAAAGATTGTTCAGTTTTATCCCCTGGAACAATATCAAAAAAGCTGATCCTTTCCCTAAAAAACCCCCTCGCAGCCGTCTTTATAAAATCGAAAACCTCTTTCCAACGAACCCAAAGCAACCTTATGATATCAGGGATATCATAAGATCGCTGGTTGATGATTCTGACTTTTTTGAAGTGCAGGAAATGTTTGCACAGAATATAGTAATAGGCTTCGCACGAATGGCAGGCCATACCGTTGGCTTCGTTGCGAACCAGCCCATGGTACTTGCCGGTGTTTTGGATGTAGACTCATCCGACAAAGCCGCTCGTTTCATTCGCTTCTGCAATGCCTTCAACATTCCGTTGGTCACATTGGTTGACCTGCCTGGTTACTTGCCTGGCATTGACCAGGAACATGCCGGCGTTATCCGTCATGGTGCAAAATTATTGTATTCCTACAGCGAAGCAACAGTCCCTAAAATTACCGTGATTTTGCGAAAAGCCTATGGTGGTGGTTATATTGCCATGTGCTCCAGTCACTTGCGGGCTGATTTCGTGTTCGCATGGCCAACTGCAGAAATTGCAGTCATGGGACCCGAAGGAGCAGCCAATATCATTTTCAAAAATGAAATAAAGAATGCTGAAAAACCTGATGAAATGCGCAAGCAGAAAATCAAGGAGTATAAGGAAAAGTTTGCAAATCCATACGTAGCAGCAGCTTATGGTTATATTGATGCTGTGATTGATCCATCAGAAACCAGAAGTTTACTGATTCACGCACTTGAAATCTCTTCTGATAAAAGTGAAGTGCGACCCAATAAAAAGCATGGCATACCACCATTTTAG
- a CDS encoding acetyl-CoA carboxylase biotin carboxyl carrier protein subunit: MKESEAQDCYKTLIVDGDKYRTRLSKKYTLRKPYQPVDPKKIMAFIPGTIKKIFVREGAKVAKGDQLLVLEAMKMNNTMLSPVDGKIGKILIKVGQTVSKSQLLIEIE, translated from the coding sequence ATGAAAGAAAGCGAAGCCCAGGATTGTTACAAAACATTGATTGTTGACGGTGATAAATACCGGACACGATTATCTAAGAAATACACGCTGAGAAAACCTTATCAACCAGTTGATCCAAAAAAAATCATGGCTTTTATACCTGGCACAATCAAAAAGATATTTGTCCGCGAAGGCGCCAAAGTAGCTAAAGGAGATCAGTTATTGGTGCTTGAAGCAATGAAAATGAATAACACGATGTTATCGCCTGTTGATGGTAAAATTGGTAAAATTCTCATAAAAGTTGGACAAACTGTATCCAAAAGCCAACTCTTGATCGAGATTGAATAA
- a CDS encoding YihA family ribosome biogenesis GTP-binding protein, with amino-acid sequence MIIKTASFLKSSTSVSQCPTPDLPEFAFIGRSNVGKSSLINMLAGRKGLAKTSGTPGKTRLLNHFIINDTWYLVDLPGYGFARISKKARAEWEKMINDYLKIRRNLLCIFLLVDARLAPQALDLEMMDWISEQGRPFVIIFTKSDKLGKTKLDENVTTYRELLISEWEIPPATIITSSNTKIGKEEILGLINDQLKL; translated from the coding sequence ATGATAATTAAAACAGCGAGCTTCCTGAAGAGCAGCACATCGGTAAGTCAGTGCCCAACGCCGGATCTTCCTGAGTTTGCTTTCATCGGGCGGTCGAATGTAGGTAAATCTTCATTGATCAATATGCTTGCAGGCAGGAAAGGCCTTGCCAAAACTTCCGGTACACCAGGAAAAACTAGGCTGCTCAATCATTTCATTATCAATGATACCTGGTATCTGGTTGACTTGCCCGGATATGGTTTTGCGCGTATTTCGAAGAAAGCCAGGGCGGAATGGGAGAAAATGATCAACGATTATTTAAAGATCAGGCGGAACCTTCTTTGCATATTTCTGCTTGTTGATGCTCGCTTGGCCCCGCAGGCGCTTGATCTGGAAATGATGGATTGGATTTCAGAACAGGGCCGCCCTTTTGTAATTATCTTCACAAAATCGGATAAACTGGGCAAGACAAAACTCGATGAGAATGTAACTACTTACAGAGAACTTCTTATTTCTGAATGGGAAATTCCTCCAGCGACCATTATTACATCTTCAAATACCAAAATAGGTAAAGAAGAGATTTTGGGTCTGATCAATGATCAACTAAAATTGTAA
- a CDS encoding GNAT family N-acetyltransferase, whose product MKNIIPPVSRSLIEAELNTDRFVRMTNNGNNEIYIVSWHNSPNTLLEIGRLREISFRDAGGGTGDEYDLDDYDKCYNCFDQLLVWDPVEKEIIGGYRYIHGRDQKIDKEGNLIGPTGKLFKFSEHFLKNYLPFCIELGRSFVQPKYQPMYNIRKGMYSLDNIWDGLGALIVDNPDIQYLFGKITMYPHYNRQARDMILYFLHRYFPDKEKFAWPFHPLKAETEDSVFEELFTGNTYEENYRILVQEVRKRKENIPPLVNAYMNLSSTMRTFGTAVNYGFGDVEETGIMVTIGDIYNMKKSRHLDSYKNENV is encoded by the coding sequence ATGAAAAATATAATCCCACCTGTTTCCCGTTCACTGATTGAAGCAGAACTTAATACTGATCGTTTTGTTCGCATGACCAATAATGGAAACAATGAAATTTACATTGTCAGTTGGCATAATTCTCCCAATACACTCCTTGAAATAGGACGACTTCGGGAAATCTCTTTTCGTGATGCCGGTGGCGGTACTGGCGATGAGTATGATCTGGATGATTATGACAAATGCTATAATTGTTTTGATCAGCTATTGGTGTGGGATCCAGTCGAAAAGGAAATTATTGGGGGTTATCGTTATATTCACGGAAGAGATCAGAAAATTGACAAGGAAGGCAACCTGATTGGGCCGACTGGTAAGCTTTTTAAATTTTCCGAACACTTTTTAAAGAATTACCTGCCGTTTTGCATTGAGTTGGGCAGATCCTTTGTTCAGCCAAAATACCAGCCGATGTACAATATTCGAAAGGGTATGTATTCATTGGATAATATCTGGGATGGGCTTGGAGCTCTCATCGTTGATAACCCAGATATCCAGTATTTATTTGGTAAGATTACAATGTATCCGCATTATAACAGGCAAGCCAGAGATATGATACTGTACTTTCTTCATCGCTACTTTCCCGACAAGGAAAAATTTGCATGGCCTTTTCACCCCTTGAAAGCGGAAACAGAAGACAGTGTATTTGAAGAGCTTTTCACAGGCAATACCTATGAAGAGAATTACAGAATTCTGGTTCAGGAGGTTCGAAAGCGCAAGGAGAATATACCCCCATTGGTGAATGCCTATATGAATCTTTCATCCACCATGCGAACCTTCGGAACTGCAGTAAATTATGGCTTCGGTGATGTTGAAGAAACCGGCATCATGGTTACAATTGGCGATATTTACAACATGAAGAAGTCGCGCCATTTGGATTCGTATAAGAATGAAAACGTTTAG
- a CDS encoding 1-acyl-sn-glycerol-3-phosphate acyltransferase, with product MHQTIDTPIAGTRLIDIERVFAEKNPRLLKLMPGFIIRYLKRVIHQDKLNNALELYKGLQGLDFIEKILEELGVKITVEGLKNLTVDGRYIIIANHPLGGLDGMALMKVVGSVRKDILFPVNDLLMYLPNLKPLFIPLNKHGRNVDNIRLFDEAFASDAAILYFPAGLCSRKLKGNIIDLEWKKTFIAKAKKFKRDIVPVHIKGSNSNFFYNLARWRVKLGLKTNIEMLYLVDEMFKQKDKEILLKFGKPVPYQFFDGSKRDNEWAAYMKEHVYSLSETSALNHE from the coding sequence ATGCATCAAACTATTGATACACCCATAGCCGGGACAAGATTGATTGATATTGAAAGAGTGTTTGCCGAGAAAAACCCACGCTTGCTCAAACTTATGCCTGGTTTTATCATCCGTTATCTGAAACGGGTAATTCACCAGGATAAGTTGAATAATGCGCTTGAACTTTATAAGGGATTGCAGGGACTCGATTTTATTGAAAAAATTCTTGAAGAACTTGGAGTGAAAATTACTGTTGAAGGGCTTAAAAATTTAACTGTTGATGGCCGCTATATTATTATTGCCAATCATCCCTTGGGTGGTCTTGATGGTATGGCTTTAATGAAAGTAGTAGGCTCGGTTCGCAAGGACATTCTTTTCCCTGTTAATGATTTACTGATGTATTTGCCGAATTTGAAACCGCTGTTTATTCCTCTTAACAAGCATGGAAGAAATGTTGACAATATCCGCCTGTTTGACGAGGCGTTTGCTTCGGATGCTGCAATTCTTTATTTCCCAGCCGGATTATGTTCCCGGAAATTAAAGGGAAATATCATTGACCTTGAATGGAAAAAAACCTTTATAGCAAAAGCCAAAAAATTCAAGCGCGATATAGTACCTGTCCATATTAAGGGCAGCAATTCAAACTTTTTCTATAACCTTGCCAGGTGGCGGGTAAAATTAGGTTTGAAAACGAACATAGAGATGCTTTACCTTGTTGATGAAATGTTTAAGCAAAAAGATAAAGAAATTTTGCTAAAGTTTGGAAAGCCTGTTCCTTACCAGTTTTTTGATGGCTCAAAACGCGACAATGAGTGGGCTGCTTACATGAAAGAACATGTTTATTCATTATCAGAAACTTCAGCACTAAACCACGAATGA
- a CDS encoding division/cell wall cluster transcriptional repressor MraZ: protein MSSFTVSQECKVDAKGRLMFPAAYRKSLGDALSEGFVLKRSIFTKSLELHTKANWEKELLKLKKLNRYKEKHQQVIRHLLNGVREVDLDASGRLLLPKDLLNYAEISDEVTFSPFFTYLEIWNTANYQQVLENSAPNLPDLVEEAMGDIGIDED from the coding sequence ATGTCTTCTTTCACAGTATCTCAGGAATGTAAAGTTGATGCCAAAGGCAGGCTGATGTTTCCGGCTGCATACCGGAAGTCACTGGGTGATGCCCTGTCTGAAGGTTTTGTACTCAAACGTTCCATTTTCACCAAATCATTGGAATTACATACCAAAGCCAATTGGGAGAAAGAATTGCTAAAATTAAAAAAACTTAACAGATATAAAGAAAAACATCAGCAAGTAATCAGACATCTGCTTAACGGAGTGAGGGAGGTTGATCTTGATGCTTCGGGAAGATTGCTGCTGCCAAAGGATTTGCTCAATTATGCCGAGATCAGCGATGAGGTAACTTTTTCACCTTTTTTCACCTACCTGGAAATCTGGAATACCGCAAATTACCAACAGGTGTTGGAGAATAGTGCTCCAAATCTGCCCGATTTGGTTGAAGAGGCTATGGGCGATATAGGAATTGACGAAGATTGA